The Archangium primigenium genomic interval TCTAGGCCAGGGAACGAAGGGTCGGGGCGCGCCGGCATTGGCTGGGCCAAGAGCGCCGACGAGGGCCCGAGAACCGCCGCGCCGCGCGTGAGCTGGTCGGCGTGTGCGGGCCGCGATTCCTCGGTATCGAAGGGTATCGCCAGACAGGGGCGCATCCTCCCTAGGTCAGATCGTGCAGATCCTTGCCGAGCGCGGGCGTGAGGCGGAACTCCGAGAAGCGCACGCGCAGCCCGGCCCGCTCCGGCGTACAGCACATCGGGCCCACCTGGTAGGACGGGGCCTCCGGGAACGGGGCGAGCCGGACCAACGGCCACGTCTCACCATCGGCCGACACCTGCACCCGCAGCACCCCCTGGGCCACCGTCGCGCGCATCCAGAACGAGCGGGAGTCATGTTCATAGGGCCCCGTCGCCCAATCCGACGTGCCGCTCGTCAACACGCTGCTCAGCATCGCCCGTCCATCGGACAGCTCGATGCCCGCCTTGACCCAGTTGCGCTCGTCGACGCGCACCATGATGCCGGCCTGGTCGTACAACCGCTCGTAGGCCGCCTCGACGCGCAGCTGCGCCGTGAAGCTGGAGCCGGTGCGCACCCCCAGGAAATGGCCGGAGTCGCGCGTGAAGCCATAGTGGGTCTCGCGCCAGAAGTCGGTCGACGGGTCCGTCGTCACCTCCAGGACCCCATCGGCTCGCGTCCACACCTTCGGCTCGTTCCACCAGATTCCGTCTTCCATCGTCTTTCCCGCTCCTCCGCCCGCTGATGGCGCGGCTCCGGCCTTCCCGTTCCTGGCGCGGGAAGATGTCTCGATGGAGACGCGCGTTGCAACCCGTCGCCGCGGGCAACGCGCTCGGGTTGAGCCGAGCCGGGCCCACGCACCACGCGGTCGAGCAGTGCGGGGCCCCGCCCGGGTTACTGCCGCCGCAGCGAGAAGCGCGAGTGGACCGTCATGCCCGTGCCCCCCATGGACTGCTCCATGTCCGAGGTGCCCTCCACGTGGAGGAGACGGCCGGCCGCCACGTCGAAGCCGCTGGTCACATCCACCTCCGTCTTCACACCCATGGCTGAGCCCTCGGAAGCGCCACCCGCGGAGGCGCGCCCGCCGCCCATGTTCATGCCCCCCATCATGCCGCCCATGTCCATGCCCCCCATGGCGGACGGAGCGGCGTCCTCGCTCTCGTCCTCGGCGGGGCGCGCGTCACTGGCGCCAGCGCCCGGGTCCGTCATGCGCTGCGCCACGGTGGTGCGCAGCTGGGCCACGCCCCCGTCCAGCGTGGAGAGCGTGGTCGCCAGGGGCCCCACGGGGGTGCTCACCTCGACCCGGCTGCCCGGCTCCATCTGCCCCTCGGGCAGGACCATCATGTCGAAGATCTGCCGGGGCAGGACGTCCACGCCGGGGTCCTCCGCCTTCACCTTCACGGCCTTGAGCTCCGGGGGAACCTTCTTCTCCTGCATGGCCAGGGAGACACGGCCCGTCTTGGGGTCCACCGCCGCGACCACGTCCACGCGGGTGTCGCCCGCGCGCAGGGAGGCGCTGCTTCCCCGAGGGCCCGCCTTCAGGTCATGGACCCCCACCACGGTCCGCTCCTCCTGGACGTAGACGGTCACCATCCGGAAGAACCGCGCGTGGCCCTTGCGGTCCACCTCGGCCTTCACCTTCCTCGCGGCGGGCGGAATCTGGTCCAGCGCGGCGAGGCGCTGCCCGCCCTGGAGCAGGTCCATCTTCTCCAGGGTGAGCTCCACCTGGGCCGTGCCGTCGGGCTTCACGGCGAGCACCTTCTGGCTGAAGACAGACTGCACCTTCATCTGCGCCTTCATCCCCCCGGCGCCCATGTTCATGCCCGGCATCTGCATGCCCGGCATGCCGCCCGCCATCTTCATCTCGATCGTCGAGTCATCCTCGTACTGGAAGCGGTGCACATCCCCCTTCTTCCAGGTGTAGTTGAACTCCACGGCGGAAGCGGAGCCGGCGGTGAACAGCACGAGCGCGACGGAAAGGCCTCGAAACCCACGGTGCATGGAAATATCCCCTCCCCGAGGGACACATCCCCCAGGGTCGGGGCTCGGGACGAGGACACGGGAAGATTATTCTGTCACGCCGGGAGGGCCCCCAGCACCGGCGTCAGATCCGGCTCCGCCTTCTGCATCGCCCGTCGATACGCCGGCCGCGCGCCAATGCGTTGCAGGTACGCCAGGATGTTCGGCCAGGGCGAGAGATCACACCGGTTGAACAGCCGCATCGTGGTCAGCGAGAACACGATCATGATGTCCGCCGCCGTCAGCGCCTCGCCGGCCAGATAGGGCACCTCCCCCAGCCGCTGCTCCACCGTCGCG includes:
- a CDS encoding DUF1349 domain-containing protein, whose translation is MEDGIWWNEPKVWTRADGVLEVTTDPSTDFWRETHYGFTRDSGHFLGVRTGSSFTAQLRVEAAYERLYDQAGIMVRVDERNWVKAGIELSDGRAMLSSVLTSGTSDWATGPYEHDSRSFWMRATVAQGVLRVQVSADGETWPLVRLAPFPEAPSYQVGPMCCTPERAGLRVRFSEFRLTPALGKDLHDLT